Genomic DNA from Mycolicibacterium helvum:
GGCCCGGAAACTGCACGCTCGTCGCGCATTCATGCAGCTGCGCTGACACCGTCCGCGGCGTCAGCAGGTCCTGCGCGAACATCGCCAGGTCAGCCACGGTGGACACCGCTCCGTAGCCGGCCGCCGCCGCGCCACCGTCCAGCCGCGAAGCAGCCATGCCCAGCGGCTCGAAGACCGCCTCGGTCAGATACTGGCCGAACTCGATGCCCCCGCCCGCCTCGATCGCCTCGGCCAGCACCTGGAATCCGTAGTTCGAGTAAACCCGCCGCTTGCCGGGTTCAGCCATCACCTCGGCGGAATGCATGGACAGCCCCGACGCGTGGGCCAGCAGATGCCGGACCGTACTGCCCGGCGGACCCGCGGGGGTGTCCAACTCCACCACACCCTCTTCGATGGCCACCTGGGCGGCGCGTGCTGCGAGGGGCTTGGTCACCGACGCCAGCCGGAACTGCGCAGCGGTGTCGCCGTACTCGGCAATCACTCCGGTGCTGCCCACCACCGCCGCGGCGGCGGCCGGCACGGGCCAGTCGGCGATCAGGTCGAGTGGCGTGGACATCCAGAGCAGGCTACCGGCCCGAACTCGCCGTCCCGAGACCGCGGCGCGCCTGTGCCATCCACTCGTAGACCTCGGCCCCCTCGTACCCCGACCGCCGCAGCGCTGCCTGCAACACCGCTAGTGCCTCGCGGTAGTGACCTTGACCAAGCAGTACGGCCCCGCGCAGCAGGTCATCGACGGCCCCAACGGACTCGAGCTCCCCCAGGTACCTGTCCGCCTCATCGAGATCGCCTCCCGCCAAAGCGATCTGGACCGCGCCCCGCAGCAGCCGGGGCAGATCAGCCCGGTCGGCCGCCTCGATCGCCGCCCGCACCTCGGCGCGGGCGGTATCCACATCGCCCAGCGCGCAGCGCAATAACGCTTCGCCAGGCTGGGGCGCGACACCCAAGTCGTGGGCCCTGGCGTAGGCGGCGAACGCGCCGTCGACATCGCCGCGGCGGCGCCGCACACCGAGTTGGTAGTACGCCTCACCGGCCACCGCAGTCGACTTACGCGCCAGCGACATCTGCTGCAATACCGCCGACCGTTCGGCCGCCAGGTCGACGTCCTCGCTGAGCACCGCCACGACGGTTTCCAGGTAGGTCAGCCTCACCAGCGTCGGACTCTCGGGTGCACCGGCAAAAGCCGCGTGCCCGGCGGATCCAGCTCTGGCCGATGGCCCACTCACCCCGCGACAACCACGCCGAGCCGAGTTCGACTGCCTTCCCCGCCGCCGCATTGGGGTCGGTGCGAGTCAGCCGGACATAGACGAGTTCACCGACCCGCATGGCCTCCCGGGAGTGACCAAGCATCGCCGCGGCGAACGCCATCGCATCGAGATCATCGATCGCCAACGGGCCCACGGAACCGGCCCGGGAGAACGCCGCATAGCTGGTTTCGAAGTCGCCGCCGCGATAGGCGGCACGGGCCATGACCAGCAGGTCGGTCTGGGTTTCAACTCGCGGTAAGCAAGCCTTCACCGTATCGCCCGACCGACACCGGCACGACCCATTCCGCACCGTCACGCTAATGTTTGGCCCATGAGTCAGACAGTGCGCGGTGTGATTCTCGGTCTAAAGCAGCCGGTTGAGTTGGTCGACATCGTCATTCCCGATCCTGGGCCTGGTGAGGTGGTGGTCACGGTGATGGCGTGCGGTGTGTGTCATACCGATCTGACTTATCGCGAGGGCGGTATCAACGACGAGTATCCGTTCCTGCTGGGCCATGAGGCCGCGGGCACGGTGGAGTCGATTGGTGCCGGCGTGACCAATGTCGTGCCGGGTGATTTCGTGATCCTGAATTGGCGTGCGGTGTGTGGTCAGTGCCGGGCGTGTAAGCGTGGCCGCCCGTGGTACTGCTTCGATACCCATAACGCCACCCAGAAGATGACGTTGACCGACGGCACCGAGCTGACGCCGGCCCTGGGTATCGGTGCGTTCGCCGATAAGACCCTGGTCCATGAGGGGCAGTGCACCAAGGTTGATCCGCAGGCTGACCCGCGGTGGCGGGTTGTTGGGCTGTGGGGTGATGGCCGGGCTGGGTGCGGCGGTCAACACCGGTGCCATTGGCCGCGACGACACTGTCGCGGTGATCGGCTGTGGTGGGGTCGGGGACGCCGCGATCGCCGGGGCCGCTCTGGTGGGTGCACGCACGATCATCGCGGTGGACACCGACAACACCAAACTGGCCTGGGCCCGTGAGTTCGGGGCCACCCACACCGTCAACGCCCGCGAGCTCGACGCGGTGGAGACCATCCAGGATCTGACCGACGGGTTCGGCGCCGATGTGGTGATCGACGCCGTCGGGCGCCCGGAGACCTGGAAGCAGGCGTTCTACGCCCGCGACCTTGCCGGAACCGTTGTCCTGGTGGGTGTTCCAACCCCGGACATGCGCCTGGACATGCCGTTGGTGGATTTCTTCTCCCGCGGCGGATCACTGAAGTCCTCCTGGTACGGCGACTGCCTACCCGAACGGACTTCCCCACCCTGATCAGCCTCTACCGCCAGGGCCGCCTCCCGCTAGAGAGTTCGTCTCCGAACGCATCGGCCTGGACGCCATCGAAGACGCCTTCCACAAGATGCACACCGGCGAAGTCCTGCGCTCAGTAGTTGTTCTCTGATGGCCGGCATCGAGCGGGTCGTCACCAGCGGCACCTTCGAACTCGATGGTGGCAGTTGGGAAGTCGACAACAACATCTGGATCGTCGGTGACGACTCCGAGGTGATCGTCATCGACGCCGCCCACAATGCCAAAGCCATCGAGGACGCCGTCGGCAACCGGCACGTCGTCGCGGTGGTATGCACCCACGGCCACAATGACCACATCACCGTCGCACCGCAGCTGTCCGCCGACCTCGACGCCCCCGTACTACTGAACCCGGCCGACGAAATGCTGTGGCGAATGACGCACGGCGACAAACAGTTCCACACCGTCGAGGACGGCCAGGTACTCAAAGCCGACGGCATCGAGCTGCACGCCATCGCCACTCCCGGACACTCCCCCGGCTCCACCTGCCTATACGCCCCAGCGCTGGGCGCGGTCTTCTCCGGCGACACCCTGTTCCAGGGCGGCCCCGGCGCGACCGGCCGCTCGTTCTCCGACTTCCCCACCATCCTCGGGTCGATCAAGGACAAGCTGGGCAAACTGCCCGCCGACACCGTCGTCTACACCGGCCACGGCGACACCACCCGCATCGGCGACGAACTGGTCAACTACGACGACTGGGTAGCCAAGGGCAGTTAGGGCTGGGGCGCCGTCGTGGTACTGCGCGGATCGACCAGAATCTTGGCGTGCCGCTCCGGATCGCCCAACGCCTCGAACGCCGCCGCCACTCCGTCGAGCCCGACCTTACCGGTGACCAACGCCGACGCATCGAGCGCGCCGTCGGCCAGCATGTACAGGGTGTCGCGGAATTCCAGTGGGGTGTAGGCGAACACGAAGCGCATGTCGATCTCCTTGCCGAGCGCCATCGCAGGGCGCAGCTGGTCGGATCCCATGCAGACGCCGACGACGACGACTCGTGAGTTCAGCGGCGCCGCCGCGACGATCCCGTCGATCATTCCCGGCACGCCAACGCACTCAAAGATGATCGGCCGCTTGGGGCCTGCGGCTCCGAGTGCATCGACTGCGCGATAGATGTGCGACCAGCCGGGCAGCTTGCGCAGCTTCTCCATCGACCCGAGCCCGAGTTCGGCGAGCCCGGAGAAATCGGTCACCACGCCCTTGCCGGCCGCCTTCTCATAGGGCGAATCCACCGCGGGATCGACCACAACGTCGGCACCACACCGCGTGGCCAGCGCCCGCCGACCAGGTGAGAAGTCGCTGGCCACAATAGTTGCGACGCCAAGGGCCTTGAGATGGCAGATGACCGCCAGTCCGACGGGCCCACAGCCGATCACGATCGCGGTATCGCGCTTCTTGATCTCGCTGCGGCGCACCGCGTGCAGGGCAACGGCCATCGGCTCGGTCAGCGCCGCGGTATCCAGCGATAGTCCGTTGGGCACCGGAAACGTCATTGCCGCTTCCACGAGCACCTGCTCGGCGTATCCGCCCGGCGCCAGCGGCGACAGGCCGGTCATCTGCACCGCCCCGGCCAGGCGCACCATCGGGAAGGACACCACCCTGGTGCCAACCTTGAACTCCTTGGCGGTCTTTCGGCCGCGTTCGGCCACCTCCCCGGAGAACTCGTGGCCCATCACGGTCGGCGTACCGGCCCGCATCCCGTCCCGGTAGCCGACCTCGTCGAAGACCTCCGCCAGTTCGTCGGCGTGGTCCTTGGCGTGCAGATCCGATCCGCAGATCCCGCAACTGGCGACATTGAGCACCAGCTGGCCCTGGCCGGGCTCCGGCGCGGGCAGGTCGATCACCGATAGGGTCCCGTGCACACAACTGACAGCCTTCACGTATGCCGAGTGTAGACGCCCTATTCGCCGAGGATCCTGCGTTTCTCTGCGTCGAACTCCGCCTGCGTCAATGCCCCTGAATCACGCAGGGCAGCCAGGGTTTTCAGCTGGTCGAGGCGCACACCCTGGTCCGTGGGGGTGTAGGGATCGAGCGGAGGATCCGGCACCAGCGCCACCGTTCGGTCGCTGCCGCCCCGCTTGCGCAGGAACAACGACACGATCAGGTCGACCAACCCCAACCCGAACACCGCGGCGAAGATCCAGTGCAAATAGTCGTGGCCGCCGTCCTTGCCGAAGGCGAGCCGCGGATTGATGTAGCCGCCCACCTGGCCCTCGGTGCGGATCTGGTAGGTGCCGGCCACGGGGATCTCGACGGTCCAGATCCGGATGTGAGTGTCACTGTTGATAGTCGTTAGAGTGCCGTGGTTTTCGGTCAGCACCGGATCGGCAACACCGTCGGGCGGAATGATGCTCAGCCGCAGCGGCGGCATCGGAAACCCGCTCGACGGAGAACCCGTCACCGAGGTGTGGAAGCTGATCTGCGCTTGCCCGGCGGGTAGCTGAACCTGACCCGAGCCAGGGATGGGCACCTCGCCGTAGGCGTCGAACTCGTCGAGCACGAAGGCGTTCAGAATCATCACGATGATGAAGCCGACACCGCCGACCACCATCATGAGAATTCCGGAGATCGTCAGGACGCGGGAGACAGTTCTGACGCCGGCCATGGCCGAGAGTGTGTCACGCCGGGCGTTGTGCCGCGGCGCCTATCAGCCACGTCGATAGCCCGGTTCACAGTCCGTTGACAAACCGGTCACGCGGTAGGTCCACCAACCTGCAGATCAGCGGGCGCTCGCACGGCCGCGACAAGCCAACCGCGCCGCCCGGGTTTCGACTATCCGAACAGCTCACCGGCGTGAGTTATCCGACGAATCAGCGGACAGCGACTAGCGTCAACCTCCTACCGACAAACGGGAGGTTGTCATGTCCAGAGAGTCGCCAAGCCCGCCGGCGGTGCGGTGCGGCGTTTCGCTCTGCGCTACTGGCTGGCCATCACGCTGGTGGTGCTCGCGGCGATATTCATCGCCCAGAACCGGGAGCGCCCACGGGTGCACATCCTATGGATCACCGTCGAGTCGCCGATGTGGCTGTTGTTGACCGCGATGCTGGTCGTGGGAATCGCGGTGGGGCTGTTGCTGCACCGCCGCCGCAAGAACTGACGTGCGCGAGTCCAGCATCGTGGTGCGTCCAGTGCCGACGGACAGCCACATCTACACTGAGTCCACCCGACTGCAGGCAGCTGGATTGCGCTCTGCCACAAAGCTTTCGAAGAGGCAGCGCGCAACGTCGCCATCCCCAGGGCGCCGCAGCCCATCGCCATCGCCGACTACGGTGCGGCAATCGGCTACAACTCGCTACTGCCGATCGGCGCGGCCATTGCCGCCATCCGCAAGCGCACCCGCTCCGATCACGCGATCCTGGTGGCGCACACCGATGTCCCCGGCAACGACTTCACCGCGCTGTTCTCCACCCTGGCCGACGACCAGGACAGCTACCTCAAGAAGGACTCTGCCACCTACGCCTCGGTAGTGGGGCGTTCGTTTTACACCCAGATCCTGCCCTCGGACAGCATCGCGCTGGGCTGGAGTTCATGGGCCATCCACTGGCTGCGCCGAGTGCCGATGCCGATCCCCGATCACGTGGAGATCTCCCACAGCAGAGACGAAGAAGCCCGCCGTGCCTACGCCCGCCAGGCCGCCGCGGACTGGCGTGACTTCGTCGCCTTCCGCGGCCGCGAGCTGGCGCCCGGGAGCCGGCTGGTGGTGCTGACCGTCGGCTTGGAACCTGACGGCAGTTCGGGATTCACGACAGCGTTCGACGCGATCATGTCGGCGCTGGCCCAGTTCGTCGACGACGGCATCATCACCGCCGACGAGGTGCGCCGGATGTCGATACCGTCGACTGGCCGCGACGAGAAGGACTTCCGGGCGCCGTTCGCGCCGTCGGGACGATTCGAGGGCCTCGAGATCGAGCACCTGGAGATGATGGACGGCGAAGACCGGTTCTGGTCGCAGTTCCAGAGCGACAAAGACGACCGGGCCTTCGGCGCGAATTGGGCTGAGTTCCTTCGTACTTCGATGTTTCCCATCCTGGCTGCCGCGGTGGACGACGACGCCGATGCCGATCACGACCGGGATCACACCGGCACGCGGCGTCGAGAATTCGTCCAACAACTGGAAGCTTCCGTCGCAGCGCAGCTGGCCGCGGCACCCGCACCGATGTCCATCCCGCTGGCCATGGTGGTCCTGGCCAAGCGGCGCCGCTCAGCCTGACGGTGGCTGCACGACGATCTGCGGCAACCCGGGAATCGTGGGGATCGGCGGAATCGTCGGGATGAACCGCGGCTGCTGCGTCGATGGCGCGACAGTCTGGGTCTCGGTCACCGGCGGTGGCGTCGAGACCTCGGTGGTGACGACGGTCGTCGTCTGCGTCTCGGTGACCGGTGGCGGCGGCGGCGCCTCGGTGGTGACCGGCGGCGCTTGCACGATCTGGGTTTGGATCACCGGCGCCGGCGTCTGCTGCGCCGACGACGGGGCATCACTCGGCGCAGCGGACGCCGGCGCGGCCTGCGGGGTGGAAGTGATGCTTGGCGTGGGCGTGACGGGAGCGACGCTGCTCTCGGCAGTGAGCGCCACCGCTGTTCCGGCACCGGCCAGGACGATCACCCCCAGGGCGGCGGCCACCACCGGCATCGGGCGCCGATACCAGGCCGGCGCGCGTTGCTTGGCACTGGCGGGGCCGACGGGATCGGGTTCGAAATCCAGCACGGGGCGGGCAATGGGCCCGACGGGTTCCGGTACCGGCATCGGCTCGGCCAGCGGTGCCAGGTCCGGCACGTCGGGCGCCGCGGACCAGGCCAGTGCGACGCCGGTCGCCGCGGCTTGTTCGATCGGTGCGACCGGCGCCGCGAGCGCGACCGGGGCCGGCGCCATTGCGGTGGCACTCTCGTCGGCCGGTCCCCGCGCGGCGCGCAGCGCGCCACCGATCGCGGCGGTGAAGCCAGGGCGCGGGGTGCTGATCACCGGAACACGCAGGTGTTCGGACAGTGTCGTGGTGATCACCGGGGTGGCGGCGGCTCCGCCGATCGAGGCCACCGCGGCGAGGTCAGCGGGCCGTACTCCGGCGCGTTCCATGGTGTCCTGCAGCACGGCGACGAAGTCGGAGAGTGCACGGCCTATCGCGTCGTCGAGCTCGGTGCGCGTGAGCCGGACGTCGCCTCGGAAGTTCGGCAGCTCGGCGGGCAAGGCGGTGACCGTGACGGTCGACAGCCGCTCCTTGGCCGCCCTGCACTGGGCCCGCAGCCGGGTCAACGACCCGATCGCCGAGGTGCCGGTGACGTCGAGCGTTCCGCCGGCCGACAGCTCTGCGACCACGTGGGCCAGCAGGCCCCGATCGATCAGGTCACCGGAGAAGTCATAGTGGCGCAGGGTCGGCCCGATAGGCGTGAGGCCGTCCACCAAAGTGACCGACGTCCCGCTGCCGCCGAAATCGCAGAGGGCGACCACGCCGCGGGTCGGCAGCCCGGGGTTGGCGGCCAGCGCGGTCAGCGCTGCGGTGGTGTCCGGCATCATCAGCGGTCCGTCGGCCGCCCACTCGGGGATCTGGCGGATCGCCGCGCGCAGCGCCTCGACGGCCGAGGGCCGCCAGTGTGCGGGGTAAGTGATCGCGGCGGCCGGCGGCAGTGGCCGGCCCGACGTGGCGGCGTACGCGAGTGACCGCAACGATTCGGCCAGCAACGTCGCAGCGTGATGTACCGAGCCATCGGATGCCACGATGCCGACCGGGTCACCGACGCGGTCGACGAAATCACTGATCGCGATGCCGCCGGGCAGCGTGACCACCGGGGGGCGGGTGACGGAGTTATCGGCGGTGACCGCGGCCAATGTTGTTGCACCGACCGACAGGCCGACCGCTGGCCTCGTTGGGTCTGTCATGTCGTCCAATCCGGGCTGCCCCAGCCTGAACAGCAGGCATGCGGGTGGCCCCGTACTTCGGATTCACCAAAGATGTCGGGGCGGGCGGACCGGACGTTACTCAGCGAATCGTGCCACGCCCCGGGATCAGGGGCAGTTCCAGCGGTGTGACCCAGCCCGGAGGCAGGTCGTTGACGGCCGGCACCGCGTTGAGCGCGCGGAGTCCGGTCGACAGACAGCCCGCGGTCGCGGCGTCGCGCCCGGAACCGTCTGTGAACCTAAACGCCGTCTCTTGGAAGATGCTGGGGGTGCCCTGGATATCGACTCGGTAGACGTCGTCCTGGGTGCCCGACGGCCAGTCCGGCGCGGCGTCCTGACCGATTCGGTTGACGTGTTCCAGCTGGATCCGGGTCTCCCCCTGGTAGACGCCGTTGATGGTGAACCGGACCGCGGCGACGTTGCCGGCCGGGATGACGCCCTTGACGGTCTTACGTTCGGTGGGGGTCACCCACTTCTCCCAGGTGGTGGTGATCTCGTCGAGCTCGATGCCGGCGGCGTAGGCGATCATCGGCACCGTCGCGCCCCAGGCGAACACCAGGATGTCGGAGTTCTCCAGTAACGGCTTGAACTCGGGCTCGCGGCCGATACCCATCTCGAACTCGTAGTCGCCCTCGTAGTTCGTGTAGTCCAGTAGCTCCGAGGCACGGACCAGACGCACCTGGGAGGTCAGACCCATCAGCGTCATCGGGAACAGGTCGTTGGCGAAGCCGGGATCGATCCCGGTGGTGAAGCACGACGACTGACCGGCCTCGCAGGCCTGGGCGATCGGGTCGATCAATTCGGCGGATTCAGATGCATCTTCGGCCACACCCACGGCGTCATGGCCGTCGAGCACACGTCGATACCGGCCCGCAGGAACCGTGAAATCAGGTCGATGTTGGCATCCGCGTGCGCCGCGGTCGGCCCGTAATGCACCAGCGCATCGGGCTTCAACGCGATCAACGCGTCGACGTCATCGGTGGCCGCAAGGCCGATTTCGGGGAGGTCGCAGATCGTTCCGACATCGACACCGACCTTGGCGGGGTTGCTGACACCGACCCCGACCAGCTCGAACTCGGGGTGCGCCAGGACTTCGGGAATGACCATCCGGCCGACAAAACCAGTACCCCAGATCACAATTCGCTTCGCCATGGCTGGAGACTAGTCGCGCGGCGCGCGGCGTCAGGTCACTTGTCCCGATCCTTGGAAGTGCGGCTTTTGCGCGGCGCGGCCGAGCGGGGTGGCCCGTCGCGCATGTGGTCTCGTACGCGACTCATGAGGTCGCTGAGGGTGCGTACATCCCGATCCGACAGCGAGCCGAACAACAGGTCAGCGACGACCTCGATATGGCCGGGCAACACCTTCGCCAGACGGGCTCGGCCCGCCTTGGTGATGTCGACGACGGTGGCTCGCTGGTCGACGGCGCTGGCCTCCCGGCGGATGAGGCCCGCAGATTCCAAGAGTCCAGCCTGATGGGTCAACCCACTGCGGCTGTAGACGACGCCGTCGGCCAGCTCGGTCATGGTGAGCGGCCGGTCGGCGTCGGTGAGCTTGGCCAAGATCTCGAACTGCACGTAGCTGAGCCCACCCTCGGCCCGCAGCTGCTTCGCAACGGCGTACCCCCAGTGCAACTGCTTCAGATTCGAAGCAAATGACCGAGGAGGACATCATGAAGGCTGCGATCTACCACCGGTACGGCAGCAGCGAGGTGCTGCAGTACGAAGACGTCGAACGGCCGAAACCGGGTCCGGGGCAGGTTCTTCTGCAGGTGGCAGGAACGTCGTTCAACCCAGTCGATGCCGGCATTCGCGGTGGCTACCTGTCCGAGGTGTTCGCCATCAGCTTCCCGCACGTGCCGGGTATCGATGTCGCGGGAACGATCGCCGAACTCGGTGACGGGGCCGACACGTGGCATGTCGGAGTATGTGCTGGCTCCGGCGGAGGTACTGGCTCCCGCACCGCAGACGGTGGCACTCCCGATTCCGCGGCGTTACCGACCGTTGGGCTCACGGCCTGGCAGGCGCTGTTCGAGATTGCCGACCTGTTGGCCGGGCAGACAATTCTGATCAACGGCGCCGGCGGAGCGGTCGGCGGTTATGCGGTCCAACTCGCCAAACAAGCGGGTGCGGTCGTCACGGCGACGACGAAGCCCGCCAGCGCGGAGCGCCTGCGCCGCTACGGAGCCGACCGGCTGATCGACTACATCGACTACGACGCGGCGCCGGTGACGCTCGACGGACAACCCTTCGACGTGGTACTCAACTTGATCAGTACTTCACCTGAGCAGACGGCGACATTGGCGAACGTCGTCGCCGACGGCGGATTCTTGGTCGGCACAATGACATCGGGCCCGGAAGATCCCCAGCGCGGGTTGCGCACGCAACGAATTTTTGTCCGGAGCGACGCCGCACAACTGGCCGACCTGGTCGCCCGCGTAGATGCCGGACAGCTGCAGATTGACGTCGCAGAGCGCCGTCCGCTGTCCGACATCGCGGCCGTGCACGATGCCGCCGACGCCGGGCGCCTGCCCGGCAAGACGATCCTCACACCCACCGATTAGCCGGATACGTTGTCGCGCAACGTAAATCGGCGCTCGGCGTAGGCCAGGTCGTCGCGCCACAGCCGGGCGGCCGCTAGGCGCATCAACGGAGTGATCAGTGGCGCGACACGCAGGGAGTGGCGGAACCCGGTGCGGTCGGATTGGGCGACGACGGCTTCGATCACCGCGGTGCGCGGACGCCCGTCGGGTCCCGGCCCCATCGGGGTGGCGTGAGTCTCGACGACGCTGCCGGTGCCCTCACCGTCGACGATCCGCATCACGATCGTTCGTGGCTCCGGTGCGGTGAATTCGGCGATCACCGGCACGCCGAGGCGTCCCATCCGGAACGTGAC
This window encodes:
- a CDS encoding serine hydrolase domain-containing protein; translated protein: MSTPLDLIADWPVPAAAAAVVGSTGVIAEYGDTAAQFRLASVTKPLAARAAQVAIEEGVVELDTPAGPPGSTVRHLLAHASGLSMHSAEVMAEPGKRRVYSNYGFQVLAEAIEAGGGIEFGQYLTEAVFEPLGMAASRLDGGAAAAGYGAVSTVADLAMFAQDLLTPRTVSAQLHECATSVQFPGLSGVLPGFGVQRPNDWGLGFEIRDGKSPHWTGFANSPRTFGHFGQTGTFLWVDPERALSLVVLTDRDFDEWAKSLWPAVSDEVLRVYGAH
- a CDS encoding MBL fold metallo-hydrolase, whose amino-acid sequence is MAGIERVVTSGTFELDGGSWEVDNNIWIVGDDSEVIVIDAAHNAKAIEDAVGNRHVVAVVCTHGHNDHITVAPQLSADLDAPVLLNPADEMLWRMTHGDKQFHTVEDGQVLKADGIELHAIATPGHSPGSTCLYAPALGAVFSGDTLFQGGPGATGRSFSDFPTILGSIKDKLGKLPADTVVYTGHGDTTRIGDELVNYDDWVAKGS
- a CDS encoding zinc-binding dehydrogenase — translated: MKAVSCVHGTLSVIDLPAPEPGQGQLVLNVASCGICGSDLHAKDHADELAEVFDEVGYRDGMRAGTPTVMGHEFSGEVAERGRKTAKEFKVGTRVVSFPMVRLAGAVQMTGLSPLAPGGYAEQVLVEAAMTFPVPNGLSLDTAALTEPMAVALHAVRRSEIKKRDTAIVIGCGPVGLAVICHLKALGVATIVASDFSPGRRALATRCGADVVVDPAVDSPYEKAAGKGVVTDFSGLAELGLGSMEKLRKLPGWSHIYRAVDALGAAGPKRPIIFECVGVPGMIDGIVAAAPLNSRVVVVGVCMGSDQLRPAMALGKEIDMRFVFAYTPLEFRDTLYMLADGALDASALVTGKVGLDGVAAAFEALGDPERHAKILVDPRSTTTAPQP
- a CDS encoding SHOCT domain-containing protein is translated as MAGVRTVSRVLTISGILMMVVGGVGFIIVMILNAFVLDEFDAYGEVPIPGSGQVQLPAGQAQISFHTSVTGSPSSGFPMPPLRLSIIPPDGVADPVLTENHGTLTTINSDTHIRIWTVEIPVAGTYQIRTEGQVGGYINPRLAFGKDGGHDYLHWIFAAVFGLGLVDLIVSLFLRKRGGSDRTVALVPDPPLDPYTPTDQGVRLDQLKTLAALRDSGALTQAEFDAEKRRILGE
- a CDS encoding DUF1049 domain-containing protein — encoded protein: MRRFALRYWLAITLVVLAAIFIAQNRERPRVHILWITVESPMWLLLTAMLVVGIAVGLLLHRRRKN
- a CDS encoding Hsp70 family protein codes for the protein MTDPTRPAVGLSVGATTLAAVTADNSVTRPPVVTLPGGIAISDFVDRVGDPVGIVASDGSVHHAATLLAESLRSLAYAATSGRPLPPAAAITYPAHWRPSAVEALRAAIRQIPEWAADGPLMMPDTTAALTALAANPGLPTRGVVALCDFGGSGTSVTLVDGLTPIGPTLRHYDFSGDLIDRGLLAHVVAELSAGGTLDVTGTSAIGSLTRLRAQCRAAKERLSTVTVTALPAELPNFRGDVRLTRTELDDAIGRALSDFVAVLQDTMERAGVRPADLAAVASIGGAAATPVITTTLSEHLRVPVISTPRPGFTAAIGGALRAARGPADESATAMAPAPVALAAPVAPIEQAAATGVALAWSAAPDVPDLAPLAEPMPVPEPVGPIARPVLDFEPDPVGPASAKQRAPAWYRRPMPVVAAALGVIVLAGAGTAVALTAESSVAPVTPTPSITSTPQAAPASAAPSDAPSSAQQTPAPVIQTQIVQAPPVTTEAPPPPPVTETQTTTVVTTEVSTPPPVTETQTVAPSTQQPRFIPTIPPIPTIPGLPQIVVQPPSG
- a CDS encoding MarR family winged helix-turn-helix transcriptional regulator codes for the protein MHWGYAVAKQLRAEGGLSYVQFEILAKLTDADRPLTMTELADGVVYSRSGLTHQAGLLESAGLIRREASAVDQRATVVDITKAGRARLAKVLPGHIEVVADLLFGSLSDRDVRTLSDLMSRVRDHMRDGPPRSAAPRKSRTSKDRDK
- a CDS encoding NADP-dependent oxidoreductase, with translation MTEEDIMKAAIYHRYGSSEVLQYEDVERPKPGPGQVLLQVAGTSFNPVDAGIRGGYLSEVFAISFPHVPGIDVAGTIAELGDGADTWHVGVCAGSGGGTGSRTADGGTPDSAALPTVGLTAWQALFEIADLLAGQTILINGAGGAVGGYAVQLAKQAGAVVTATTKPASAERLRRYGADRLIDYIDYDAAPVTLDGQPFDVVLNLISTSPEQTATLANVVADGGFLVGTMTSGPEDPQRGLRTQRIFVRSDAAQLADLVARVDAGQLQIDVAERRPLSDIAAVHDAADAGRLPGKTILTPTD